The Pseudalkalibacillus hwajinpoensis DNA window TGTGAGCCGACGAATGAGATGGCTGGGACGTCCTTATGCTCTAAAAGACCGTTTACCACATCGTGTGCGCCGTGGACGATATTTAGGACGCCATCTGGTAGTCCCGCTTCTTTAAACAGCTCGGCCAGGCGGTTTGCGAGCAATGGTGTTCGTTCAGATGGCTTTAACACGAACGTGTTACCCATTGCGATCGCGAGTGGGAACATCCAGCACGGAACCATCATCGGGAAGTTGAATGGCGTGATGCCGCCGACAACGCCGACGGGATAGCGATACATGCCGGATTCAAGATTTGTTGCGATGTCAGGGAGTTGTTTTCCCATCATTAATGACGGTGCACCTGCTGCAAACTCTACGCATTCAATCCCTCGCTGGACTTCTCCCTGTGCTTCCTTGAAGCTTTTACCGTTCTCCTGCGTTAGCAATCTCGCAAGTTCGTCCCAGTTGTCGACTAAGAGCTGCTGGTATTTAAATAGAATACGTGCACGTTTTGGGACGGGGGTTTTACTCCAGGTTTTGAAAGCGGCCTTCGCTACTTTAACCGCCTCATCAAGATCTTCCTTTGTAGAAATCGGCACCTGTGCAAGTTCTACCCCTGTAGCCGGGTTTGGTACAGATTGGTACTGATCGGTTTTCGCTTCTACCCATTTTCCGTTAATGTAGTTTGGTAAGACGTTGGCTGTTGTCGTTGCCATGATCATTTCCCCTTCCTGTTGCTGGTTGATTTTTTCTAGTGGATTTTTGCCTCACTGGTAAACTGGTAGTCATAACAAATCTTGTAGAGATCTTCTAATTCAGATTGTGTTGGAAGTCTTGGGTTATGAGCCGGGCTTCCGCTGTCGAGAGCATCGGCTGCCATTTTACTGATGGCGGTGTTGTAGGTGGACTCATCGATCCCCCATGTTTTCAAGTTGGGAATGTTTAATGAGGCGCAAAGGCTTTTGACAGAGGCAACTGCGATGTCAGCTGCTTCATCATTTGATAATGAGGTACTTTGGGGCTGAAAAAGTCGTCCGAGATCCGCAAGCCGATCGGTGCATGATCCTTTACTATATTCCAGGACGGCTGGCAGTAGAATCGCATTGGAATAGCCATGTGGGACGTGAAATAGAGCACCGATCGGACGAGACATCCCATGAACAAGACAGACGGAAGCATTTGTAAAAGCCATTCCCGCCTGGAGAGCGCCTAAACTCATTGATTCTCTGGCATCAAGGTTATCACCATCATTGTAAGCGCTTTTAATATTTTCGATGATAAGCTTCATTGCGGATAACGCGATCGTATCTGTCATCGGATGCGCCCGTTTTGAAAGGTACGCTTCCACCGCATGGCTAAGGGCATCAATTCCTGTCGCAGCCGTTACATGCTGTGGAGATGAAGCTGATAACAATGGATCAACGATGGCGACATCTGGCATAAAGGCAGGCTGCTTGATCATCATTTTCACATCTGTCATTGTATTCGTAATGACCGTGACGTCGGTTGCTTCTGAACCGGTTCCCGCGGTCGTTGGGATGGCAAGGTGTGGAATAGGCGCCTTCTCTGCGATCGTCTGGTTTGCCCGGTAGTCACCTATGTACCCGCCATTTGTTGCAAGAACGGCAATCGCTTTGGCCGTATCAATACAGCTTCCGCCTCCAAGTGAAATTACTAAGTCACAGTCTGTATTTTTAAAAAGAACTAACGCCTCGGTGACATAATGGTCCGTGGGCTCAGACTCAACGCCTGTATAAACTTCACTTTCGACTCCCTCTTGCTTGAGGGTTTCCTGACATCCTGTTACATAACCGAGACCAAACATAACCTGATCACTGACAATAAGGGCTTTCTGTCCGCGAATGGCAGCTTCCACTCCAATTTGCTTAAGCGACTCTCTTCCATATAGAATCGTTTTAGGTGTACGAAAAACTGCAAAGTGTTCCAAAAGATCACTCCTTTTGTTTTGTCTTACACAAGTTGTGATGTCTTCCATTAATTGAAGTAGGGACAAGGTCAACTGAAGTCCTTCATGAATTCAAACAAGAGAAATTTTAAAATTAGAACCTCCTTTGTATAAATTTTTGATCTACCCTAATAATACATTATTATCGTCTTTTTTGAAATTTCTGCTAATTCTTATTAAGTTAATGCGTGACTTTGAAGTATCATGTAAAGGGAAGGAAGGGAAGAGAACATGATCTTAACAAGAGACTTTTACGAGAAACCCACCTTAGAGCTAGCGAAGGCTTTATTGGGGTGCGAATTGATTAAAGAAACGGTAGATGGACTTGCCTCTGGCTATATTGTCGAAACAGAAGCTTATTTGGGTCCTATTGATCAGGCCGCTCATAGCTTCAATAACAAGAGGACTAAACGAACAGAGGTCATGTTCGGTCCTTCTGGCTACACTTATACCTATGTCATGCATACCCATTGCCTTTTCAATGTGGTTAGCGGGCAAATCGGTCTACCGGAAGCAGTCTTGATCAGAGCGGTTGAACCAGTGGAAGGATTGGAATTAATCAGGCTTAGAAGAGGCGATAAGA harbors:
- a CDS encoding iron-containing alcohol dehydrogenase, translating into MEHFAVFRTPKTILYGRESLKQIGVEAAIRGQKALIVSDQVMFGLGYVTGCQETLKQEGVESEVYTGVESEPTDHYVTEALVLFKNTDCDLVISLGGGSCIDTAKAIAVLATNGGYIGDYRANQTIAEKAPIPHLAIPTTAGTGSEATDVTVITNTMTDVKMMIKQPAFMPDVAIVDPLLSASSPQHVTAATGIDALSHAVEAYLSKRAHPMTDTIALSAMKLIIENIKSAYNDGDNLDARESMSLGALQAGMAFTNASVCLVHGMSRPIGALFHVPHGYSNAILLPAVLEYSKGSCTDRLADLGRLFQPQSTSLSNDEAADIAVASVKSLCASLNIPNLKTWGIDESTYNTAISKMAADALDSGSPAHNPRLPTQSELEDLYKICYDYQFTSEAKIH
- a CDS encoding DNA-3-methyladenine glycosylase; the encoded protein is MILTRDFYEKPTLELAKALLGCELIKETVDGLASGYIVETEAYLGPIDQAAHSFNNKRTKRTEVMFGPSGYTYTYVMHTHCLFNVVSGQIGLPEAVLIRAVEPVEGLELIRLRRGDKKEKDLTNGPGKLTKALGINQGDYGRLLDVPPLYIQTGYQPEHISQGKRIGIDNSGDARDYPWRFWVTGNKYVSK